In Bacillales bacterium, the genomic window CCGGCTTCCGCCAAAAACGTCGCGATGTCTTTGCCGATGCCTTTGCTGGCGCCGGTGATGATCACCGTGCGACCTTTTAGATCGAATATTCGATTGACGTCCACGCTTTCATCCCTTCCTCGGCGTTTGCTTAACTCCAATGATTAAATTAAAAATTGTTTCCCTCTCAGTCTCTCGAATATGTCGATATCGAGCTGCAGCAACACATCAATCATATCGATGAAGACCCAGTTTTCAGCTAGCAATTCGCCTTCCCTTCTCCACCAATCCATCACACGCATTTCAATTTTTTTGTTCGTTGCCGGTAAGCCGAGCCAACCCGAACCGGCATGAGTAGCTCTTATACTTGGCCACCCACCGGACGCGCAATTACTGCAGCGAGTAATGTGAGAATCGATAACTTTAAAACCAACCTTTTAACTCGATTGCAAGGGATCGAATATTATTTATCGATGGAAATGGATAGACGCAGCCAGCGGCTTTATGGAAGCGTCCTTTGTTCCAGCGGCGCGATGCAAGTTTTTAAATTGGAAACGCTAAAAAAAATCGGGGGTTATCATACCGCTCCGCAAGTACCGGAGGATATGGAAATCACATGGAGATTGCACAAAGAGGGCAAAGTAGAAATGAATCATGAAGTTGTTGGATATACGGCGGCTCCCGACACGATAAAAAAATTATTTTTCCAGCGCCTTCAATGGATGAAATTAGGCGTCATTTGCATGGTTTTGCATCGAAAAGGCATTTTTAACCGTCGATATGGCATGCTCGGGATGATCGGAATCCCAATAAAAGTGTTCATGACCCTTCGTTCACTCATTGGAGTCGGCGTCAAAGGATACACCTCATTTGTATTAAGTTGGGATCATCAAGTCATGAGTCTGTTATTTCTTTTTCTCATGCTTTCGATGATCCAATTTTCACTCGATCTCTTACTTATTTACCTTGTACGTCCCGTTGCCAAAGAAAAACAAGGCGCTTGTCAATGGTTCCTGTTACCGTTTTTTTCTTCGGTGTATCAACCAATTATATGTTGTGTGCGGCTCATTGCCATAGCGTCAGCAGTCAATTGGTTGGCTGCTGAACAGTTCCGGAAAAGACACCGCCGTCCATTCGTTCCGAAAGTAAGCACTAAAGACATAAAAACCAAGTAACGGGATATTCCCCTGTTACTTGGTTTTAGAAGTGACGAATTTCTTAATCACTTGATCCACATCCGTAGTCGGACGGCTGCAGGCGAAATTCTCACAAACATATACGGTTGTTTCATTCGTCTCAGGAAAATCTTTTGCGTACGAAGCAACACCCCCCAGTGCATCCGCCTCACGTGCGGCGAGATAAACCACTTCCGGTAAAAATTCGCGTTGCAGTGTGCCGATCATTTGCTCGTAGCTCGGCTCGCCCTGCTCACCGAGTACGACCACTTCCTTCTGCGCCATATGCGCGGTAAGCAAGCTTTGCAAGTAATAGCTGTACCCGCTCGGCGCGTGCTGCACTTCCGTCGCAAACACTTCGTTCATCTCAGCGACAAGCGCTTCCCACTCCGTCTCGCCCGTCAATTTCGACAGGCGATACAACTGTACCGCCGCAACGCTGTTTCCGGACGGAACGGCCGCGTCGTACAATTCCTTCGGCCGCATCATTAGCTGTTCCGCATCCTCGCCGTAAAAGAAAAATCCGCCTTCGGCCTCATCCCAAAACAACGCCTTCATCTCTTGCGCGCACGCTTTCGCTTTTTGTAAATATGCCGCATCAAACGTTGATTCGTAAAGCTCAATCGCTGCCCAAAGCACGAAGGCGTAATCATCGATATAGCCTTTAAATTTCACTTCACCGTCGCGGTACCGCGCCATCAGTCTGCCATCAACCGTCATATATTCATCGATAAACCTCACAATGCCTCGTGCCGCCGCTACATATTCCTCACGTCCGAATACGCGTCCGGCTTGCGCAAGCGCCGCCGCGAGCAACCCGTTCCATGAGGTCAAGATTTTATCATCTTTATGCGGATGCACACGTGCTTCACGCGCCGTGAACAGCTGTTGCTTTTCTTTTTCAAAATCATGATCCGGCTCGCCGCGGCCGATCAAGTTCGGGATGTTTTTCCCTTCAAAATTGCCGGCATCCGTAATGTCGTACGCCTCGCAAAATGCTTCCCCGGCTTCCACTCCGAGAATATCCAATACTTCCGCTTTGTCCCACACGTAAAACTTGCCTTCGACCCCTTCGGAATCGGCATCTTCTGCACTGTAATAGCCGCCGAGGTCGTCCTTCATTTCGCGCTGTACGTATGCAACGATTTCTTCAGCCACCCGCCGGAAACGTTCATTTTGCGTCACTTGATACGCTTCCGTAAAGGCAATTAAAAGCATCGCTTGATCGTACAGCATTTTTTCAAAATGCGGGACAAGCCAATACTCGTCTACCGAATAACGGGCAAAACCGCCGCCAATGTGGTCATAAATGCCGCCGTCTGCCATCGCCTCAAGCGATTTTACAAGCATATCAAACGCTTTTTCTTCTCCCGTCCAACGGTGATAACGAAGCAAATACGTGATTTGATGCGGCGCAGGAAATTTCGGCGCGTGACCGAACCCGCCCCACTCAGGATCAAACGACTGCGCAAGCTCGCGATAGCCTTGATGCAAAATCGAAGACTCGAGCTTC contains:
- a CDS encoding glycosyltransferase family 2 protein, whose protein sequence is MSSSYTWPPTGRAITAASNVRIDNFKTNLLTRLQGIEYYLSMEMDRRSQRLYGSVLCSSGAMQVFKLETLKKIGGYHTAPQVPEDMEITWRLHKEGKVEMNHEVVGYTAAPDTIKKLFFQRLQWMKLGVICMVLHRKGIFNRRYGMLGMIGIPIKVFMTLRSLIGVGVKGYTSFVLSWDHQVMSLLFLFLMLSMIQFSLDLLLIYLVRPVAKEKQGACQWFLLPFFSSVYQPIICCVRLIAIASAVNWLAAEQFRKRHRRPFVPKVSTKDIKTK
- a CDS encoding thioredoxin domain-containing protein, which gives rise to MTSVKQNQLIHEKSPYLLQHAHNPVDWFPWGDEAFEKARTEGKPVLVSIGYSTCHWCHVMAHESFEDDEVARLLNEHFVAIKVDREERPDVDAIYMKVCQAMTGQGGWPLNVFVTPEQKPFYAGTYFPKESRYGRPGFIEVLTQLSKQFTESREKLEEIGEQVRHAFSNAQREKQKLESSILHQGYRELAQSFDPEWGGFGHAPKFPAPHQITYLLRYHRWTGEEKAFDMLVKSLEAMADGGIYDHIGGGFARYSVDEYWLVPHFEKMLYDQAMLLIAFTEAYQVTQNERFRRVAEEIVAYVQREMKDDLGGYYSAEDADSEGVEGKFYVWDKAEVLDILGVEAGEAFCEAYDITDAGNFEGKNIPNLIGRGEPDHDFEKEKQQLFTAREARVHPHKDDKILTSWNGLLAAALAQAGRVFGREEYVAAARGIVRFIDEYMTVDGRLMARYRDGEVKFKGYIDDYAFVLWAAIELYESTFDAAYLQKAKACAQEMKALFWDEAEGGFFFYGEDAEQLMMRPKELYDAAVPSGNSVAAVQLYRLSKLTGETEWEALVAEMNEVFATEVQHAPSGYSYYLQSLLTAHMAQKEVVVLGEQGEPSYEQMIGTLQREFLPEVVYLAAREADALGGVASYAKDFPETNETTVYVCENFACSRPTTDVDQVIKKFVTSKTK